The Candidatus Desulfofervidus auxilii DNA segment TGGTATCACTTGAGGCGTGGTCTTACAGGTTTTTGGTAAGCATTTGGGCAGAGCCGACCTTTTAGCAGGTAAGCATATCGGAAATCCCCTTTCTAAATCAAAGGTTTAATGCTTTTTAAATACAAATATAGTCTTTTCTATAATAGCAATGGGTGTTTGTTTTCGATAATAAGAGAGTTCCCTTTTTATCTCCCTTTCTATTTTAGGAGTTAAATCAGGCAATAAACTGCTAGGGGGCAAGATAAAAAAAGAACTTCCTATGGCCAGATACTGAGGTTGTTTTTTAAAAGGATTTTCTTCTATAAGATTCACATCTTTTTCTCCCCATAGCTTTTTATAGTATGCACCCACTGGCTTAAAAAGCTTAAAATTTTGCCCATAACTGGGAAGTAGCCAGCAATTAAAGGCATACACTTCAATGTTTTCTATATGTTTTTTTTTACCATATTTTGCCAGTGCCTTTATGTCCTGCCCCCATTCTGAGTTAGAATCAGAGAGTTTTTGCCAGCCCCTTTCATATCCACCAGCTAAGGGATTAAAATAGCTAATATAATGGGGAAAGATAATCACCGCCTCTATTGCTGCCCCCATAATCAATATAGAAATAATTACCTTTCCATAGATGTTTTTTTGCATCAGCCAGTTAGAAAATCCACTAGCAGCTATAATTAAAAAGGGAAAGACAGGCAGATAGTGCCTTAGGCCAATGTTTATATGAGAACTAAAGGCAAAAAAGGAATAATAAACAATAGGAAAAATGATAAAGAGATATTTTTTAAAATTATAAAATATATAAATAATACCAAAAATAAAAAGGCATAAAATAGGAATAGTTTCTTTTAAAAAAATAGCCATAGGAAAATACCAGGTCCAGCCTTTTAAAGAGTAATTTCCTAATAAATAATTTAAGTGGCCAGTTTGGTTGTGTTGTATGACCAAATTAATACCCTTTAAAAAATTAGGGGGAAGGAAAAAAGAATTTATAGAAACATGGAAAAAATAACTGGCAGATATTACCAACCAGGGAATAAAAAACATAAAAGGTAAGATAGGTCTAAATTGTCTTTTGATTATAATACTTAGCATGACTAGAGCATGAATAGGTAAGAGGATTAATAGAGAAAACTTAGTTATTAAACCTAAACCTAAAATAAGACTTAAAAGAAAAAAATTCTTATAACAAGGCTTAATATAACATTTATATAATAAATAAAAATACCATAAATAAAATAAAGCACAGCCTACATCAGTATGGATGAGCTTACCATGTCCTAAAAAAGTAGGCTCAAGGCAATAGAACAAAAGGGCAATAATACCTGTTTGAGTTCCAAAGATTTCTTTGGTTGCTATGTATATTAAATATCCAAGGAAAATACTGAGCAAAATAGCAAAAAATCTGGCCTTTAAAACAAAAAAATCAATATGTTTATCATTTAGTCTTATAAAAGAGATAATATATAAAATGGTTTCATGTAAATCAAAGTAATCTTTTAATTTGTTTTTGGGAAATACTACTTTTTGGGTAAAATAGGGGATAGTGGCGGACAGAAGCTTAATTAAAGGAGGGTGTTCAGGATTAATATAAAACGCACTTCTTTTTAGATACTCCAAGCCGGCTATAAGGTGAATTGGCTCATCCGTAGTAAAGGACTTCAAATAGGCCTGGGTAAATAGGTTAAGGCTTAGAAATAGAAACAAGCCTATTAAAACCTTTTTTTGCATGCCGCATTTTATTTGCATGAAGATTATGTGTCAAGAAAAATATAGAAACCTAGAATTTTTTAAGGTATAATC contains these protein-coding regions:
- a CDS encoding ArnT family glycosyltransferase, whose translation is MQKKVLIGLFLFLSLNLFTQAYLKSFTTDEPIHLIAGLEYLKRSAFYINPEHPPLIKLLSATIPYFTQKVVFPKNKLKDYFDLHETILYIISFIRLNDKHIDFFVLKARFFAILLSIFLGYLIYIATKEIFGTQTGIIALLFYCLEPTFLGHGKLIHTDVGCALFYLWYFYLLYKCYIKPCYKNFFLLSLILGLGLITKFSLLILLPIHALVMLSIIIKRQFRPILPFMFFIPWLVISASYFFHVSINSFFLPPNFLKGINLVIQHNQTGHLNYLLGNYSLKGWTWYFPMAIFLKETIPILCLFIFGIIYIFYNFKKYLFIIFPIVYYSFFAFSSHINIGLRHYLPVFPFLIIAASGFSNWLMQKNIYGKVIISILIMGAAIEAVIIFPHYISYFNPLAGGYERGWQKLSDSNSEWGQDIKALAKYGKKKHIENIEVYAFNCWLLPSYGQNFKLFKPVGAYYKKLWGEKDVNLIEENPFKKQPQYLAIGSSFFILPPSSLLPDLTPKIEREIKRELSYYRKQTPIAIIEKTIFVFKKH